In Sphingomonas sp. R1, a single genomic region encodes these proteins:
- a CDS encoding SLC13 family permease, translating to MTTPQILSLLVLAGMMLLFMWGKLRYDMVAVLALLAALAVGVVKPKEAFTGFSDDIVIIVASALVLSAAVQRSGMIERAMLLLQRRVTRVRSQLLLLSASVGFASALVKNIGALAMMMPVAFQMAKRSKASPATFLMPMSFASLLGGLITLIGTSPNIIVSRVREEMTGQPFGMFDYAPVGLGLTIVGLIFLRFAYRLIPRDRRAAPTLGEAMDIEDYVTEAAVPDGSAAVGETVAAFRERHDHAVAVTTILRGGIRSTPFPDNRLQANDLLILAGAPDDLERVIATDALVLEGQDRPQPDGSTGEVGVIEAVIGTDSALIGRTAGRLGLHERFGVNLIAVSRQGERLSARLGDIELRAGDVIVLQGPLDLLFERLGELGCLPLAQRELRLGSARKGLLPLAILAVAMAATATGYVPVAVAFFAAAGLTILLGALPVREAYDHIEWPILVMLGALIPVSDSLRTTGASKVIGDQLGHLAATLPPWGAVAMILAAAMAVTPFLNNAATVLVMAPIAATFAGELGYRPEAFLMATAVGAGCDFLTPIGHQCNTLVMGPGGYRFGDYARLGAPLSLLVLLIGTPLIMAVWPVH from the coding sequence GTGACCACACCCCAAATTCTGTCCCTCCTCGTGCTCGCGGGCATGATGCTGCTCTTCATGTGGGGAAAGCTGCGCTACGACATGGTCGCGGTTCTGGCGCTGCTGGCGGCGCTGGCGGTGGGCGTGGTGAAGCCCAAGGAGGCGTTTACCGGCTTTTCCGACGACATCGTGATCATCGTCGCCTCCGCGCTCGTGCTTTCCGCGGCCGTGCAACGATCCGGGATGATCGAGCGCGCGATGCTGCTGCTGCAGCGGCGGGTGACGCGGGTCCGTTCGCAATTGCTGTTGCTCAGTGCCAGCGTCGGTTTCGCCTCGGCCTTGGTCAAGAATATCGGTGCGCTGGCGATGATGATGCCCGTCGCGTTCCAGATGGCCAAGCGGTCCAAGGCTTCGCCAGCCACCTTTCTGATGCCGATGTCGTTCGCCTCGTTGCTCGGCGGGCTGATCACCCTGATCGGCACCTCGCCCAACATCATCGTCAGCCGCGTGCGCGAGGAGATGACCGGCCAGCCCTTCGGCATGTTCGATTATGCACCGGTCGGGCTGGGGCTGACGATCGTGGGCCTGATCTTCCTGCGCTTCGCCTATCGGCTGATCCCGCGCGACCGCCGCGCCGCGCCGACGCTGGGCGAGGCGATGGACATCGAGGATTATGTGACGGAGGCGGCCGTACCCGATGGCTCTGCAGCCGTGGGCGAGACGGTCGCCGCATTCCGGGAGCGCCACGATCACGCCGTTGCCGTCACCACCATCCTGCGTGGCGGCATCCGCAGCACGCCCTTCCCCGACAACCGGCTGCAGGCGAACGACCTCTTGATCCTCGCCGGCGCGCCCGATGATCTGGAGCGCGTGATCGCTACCGATGCGCTGGTGCTGGAGGGGCAGGATCGGCCCCAGCCCGATGGCAGCACCGGCGAAGTCGGCGTGATCGAGGCGGTGATCGGCACCGACTCCGCGTTGATCGGGCGCACCGCCGGACGGCTCGGCCTGCACGAGCGCTTCGGCGTAAACCTGATCGCGGTATCCCGCCAGGGAGAGCGCCTGTCCGCCCGGCTCGGCGATATCGAGCTGCGGGCCGGTGACGTGATCGTGCTGCAGGGGCCGCTTGACCTGCTGTTCGAGCGCCTCGGCGAACTCGGCTGCCTGCCGCTGGCCCAGCGCGAGCTGCGGCTGGGAAGCGCACGCAAGGGCCTGTTGCCACTCGCGATCCTCGCCGTGGCCATGGCGGCAACGGCAACCGGCTATGTGCCGGTGGCGGTCGCCTTCTTCGCGGCGGCGGGGCTCACCATCCTGCTCGGCGCGCTGCCGGTGCGCGAGGCGTACGACCATATCGAATGGCCGATCCTGGTGATGCTCGGCGCGCTGATCCCGGTCAGCGATTCGTTGCGCACCACGGGCGCCAGCAAGGTCATCGGCGATCAGCTCGGCCATCTCGCCGCGACGCTGCCGCCCTGGGGTGCGGTGGCGATGATCCTTGCGGCAGCGATGGCCGTGACGCCCTTCCTCAACAATGCCGCGACGGTGCTGGTGATGGCCCCGATCGCCGCGACCTTCGCCGGTGAGCTCGGCTATCGGCCCGAAGCGTTCCTGATGGCGACGGCGGTGGGCGCGGGCTGCGACTTCCTCACGCCCATCGGCCACCAGTGCAATACGCTGGTGATGGGGCCGGGCGGCTACCGGTTCGGCGACTATGCGCGGCTCGGCGCCCCCTTGTCGTTGCTGGTGCTGCTGATAGGCACGCCGCTGATCATGGCCGTATGGCCGGTGCATTGA